The window aagaaaaaaattccccatTGGCCTTTCCCTCTTATGTGGAATAAGATTCCAGCTGACACAGAGACAGCATTCTCTGCTGGAGACCGTGGGGACTGCCCCTGACCTTACCCTTCTCTTCCGTCTTCCTGGGTCTCTGGACGACAGCCGCGTTGGCCTCTTTGCTGCCTCTTGGGCTGCAGCTCATCCCGTGGCGGCTCTGTTGGCTCTCTCTCCTTGCTTGGCGGGCTCTTCCTTGCTTTCAGCTTATAAAAATAGCAGTCGCACCTGCGGACACTTGCCCTGAGACACGGGGGCTTAGGGCCTGCAGTTCAGCTGGGGCCTCTGTGCCTTCAACCACATGCTCTGCTGCCCACCTGGACGTTGCTCAGGGTCCAGTCTCGGGTGGTCTGCCAATCCACGTGCCCTTTCTGCAATGGTTTACTGAATATTCTCTTCAACAGAAAAGGTGTGTTTGCTCAACATTGGCCCAGCAACGTGGAGTCACATGTGCAGACGGCTCAGGCTGTGGGTGATGGAGCCAGATCGGAACCCAGAGCTTCTGAGGGTCAGCCTGTGCACACGGCGTCACTCGCCAGGGTGGCACAGAGGGGACAGAGTTTGAGGAAGCCCTTACTTAGGTGTCGGTGTTGCTCATGCATGTCACTCGAGAGTTGGCACCTGGTAAACATTGCCGCGGGCACGTTGCTTGCCCCACCTGTCTTAGCCCGGTTTCCCACCCTTCCTGTGGGCCGCGGGGGCCGAGCCTGGAGAGTGCAGCCTGTCTGAAGCTCAGGCTCCACAGGGCCTCCTCTCTCGCCTGCAGCGACTCCCTCCGGCCCCACTTTCTCTCTGACTAGAAACTCTGAACTCCCCTGATTTCCTAAAATCTCAGGATTGTGCTCAGGCAAAGGGCTGTGGTCCTTTCTGGAATGCCGAGCAAAGTAGGGTCTGGAAGCTGATCAACTCTTGCTGCCCCTGCTTATTGCTGTCACGTGGTGTCACAGTTGAAGGCTGGTCCTGCCCAGTTGAGGGGAATACTATTGCTGCGCCTGGGGGGCCCGATTCTGGAAGGTCACAGTGGCTCTTTGACAGTGGGTTTCCTCTTGGGGTGCTCCTGGGCCCCTGGGTCCACCTCTTGGGTGGACACACTTTCCCTGTGATTATACCCAGTGCATGTCCCTCCCCACGAGGCAGGTGGCTGGATTGGGCGGTGTTGGGCCTGCGCTGGCTTCTGCTCTGCTCGAGCTTCTGGAGCTTGGTCAGGACTGCTGGTGTCCCCAGGGaccctcctcagcaccacaccTGGGGAAGCAGCATGGGGTTTTGGTTCCTGTGGGACCTGCTCCCAAAACCAGTCAACTTTCCTTGGTCCTCAGCATTCCAAGGTCCAGGAGCTGTAGCCCTGATGGGATCGCCAAAGACTCACACTATTCTCTAAGAAGAAAGAGTGTGCTCATAGCTCATATCTGCATAATCCAGAGAGGGCCATTTAGTTGTCAAGGGTGCAGAAAACCAGCTTCTCTAGGttataaaaaattacaataaatccTGGAACTTCCCTAGTCCTTACTTTAGGTTTGAAAGTCTGGACTCAGAGACCACGCATGCCTTCTCCAAAGCCCACAGCCACGGGTCTGACCCTTCCACATCTCGCTCATTCCTTGTGAGTGGGGCCAAGGGCAGATGCCCAGCTGGGGGACAGTTCTGAGCCCGGGGGGCCCTTTCCTGGACCCCTTCTCTGTTTCCTCCTTGTGGGTCCTCAGGTGAAGTGGCAGGAGCGGGTGCGGCCAGCATCATGTCCGCCCTGACCGACAAGGCCCTGGTGAAGAAGGAGCTGCTGTATGACGTGGCCGGGAGAGACAAGTACCAGGTCAATAACAAGCACGATGACAAGTACGCCCCCCTGCCCCCCAGCAAAATCATCCAGCGGGCGGAGGAGATGGTGGGGCAGGAGGTCCTCTACAAGCTGACCAGTGAGAACTGCGAGCACTTCGTGAACGAGCTGCGCTACGGAGTTCCCCGCAGCGACCAGGTGCGTCCTCAGCCTGTGTCCCCGTCCCCAGACCCCAGGCCCTTCCTCAGCTGACAGTGGCCGGGCATCAGTGTGGGGTGAGATAGAGGCTTGAATAAGACAAAACAGCAGAGACGCGCTTCCTGTCCTCAAGCGTGTCACAGTCGGGTGGGAGGACCGTCAGACGTGGGGCAAGGCAGGTCAGTACCGTTAGGGACGTGATGGCCAAGAAAGGAAGTCACGGCCATGATGATCAGCCTCATTGCTGAGCCCTCCTGGAGCCTCTGTGGCCTGGAGGTTTTACTGTTCCCACTTGGCAGATGGGAAAGCGGAGACTCCGGGGCTTCTGAACTTGTCTCTGGACGTGCATTTTATCCGATCAAGCCCTGTGGAGTCTCCAGGCCTGCTCCCGACTTTTCCCTGGATCGAGTGCAGCTGTGCCTGATGAGTAGCAGGTGGGACTTGAAGCCGAGCTGTGTGACCAGCCCCCTTGGGCTCCCCAGTAGCCCTGTCCTCAGCCCTGCTGAAGTCCAAGAGGCCATCCAGGAGGCCGAGGGCAGCCCAGGGGATGCAGCTCTGTTCACTTACTGGGTCTGCTTTTGGCCATGCGCACTCTGGagtctccttttctccttcctcttctctccccgcTCCCTCCTTCATTGCCACCctctcccccccctttttttttatgactgttGATGCAGAAaagtatgttcttttttttcttcagtggaTGCTGAGGTGAAGATCAGTCtggttattcctttttatttttcaagatccAATCTCTTTTTCTT of the Sciurus carolinensis chromosome 11, mSciCar1.2, whole genome shotgun sequence genome contains:
- the LOC124958977 gene encoding phospholipase A and acyltransferase 3, producing MRAPIPEPKPGDLIEIFRPFYRHWAIYVGDGYVVHLAPPSEVAGAGAASIMSALTDKALVKKELLYDVAGRDKYQVNNKHDDKYAPLPPSKIIQRAEEMVGQEVLYKLTSENCEHFVNELRYGVPRSDQVRDVVMAAGIAGVGLAALGLIGVMFSRNKKQKQ